One region of Cyanobium sp. M30B3 genomic DNA includes:
- a CDS encoding 20S proteasome subunit A/B: protein MTYCVGYWLEEGLVLASDSRTNAGVDYISTYSKMHVFQPGPDRLFVLLAAGNLATTQAVVSAIRRDLDQGFEAGEASRGDLRHCDYLFEAAAYVGRVSVAVQKQNDAELRSVGSSSQATFILGGQIGSEPHGLYLIYPQGNAIMATRETPYLQIGESKYGKPPLDNVGHTNLSLDDAAKLCVMSQVLTQRSNLSVGPPFELAVIPRGSLAIERQLRLEADDPMLTEMIDIWSDAQREALYRLPALPWQQS, encoded by the coding sequence ATGACCTACTGCGTGGGCTACTGGCTGGAGGAGGGGCTGGTGCTGGCCTCCGACTCCCGCACCAACGCCGGGGTGGATTACATCTCCACCTACAGCAAGATGCACGTGTTCCAGCCCGGGCCCGACCGGCTGTTCGTGCTGCTGGCGGCCGGCAACCTGGCCACCACCCAGGCGGTGGTGAGCGCCATCCGCCGCGACCTGGATCAGGGCTTCGAGGCGGGAGAAGCCAGCCGCGGCGACCTGCGCCACTGCGACTACCTGTTCGAGGCCGCCGCCTACGTGGGCCGGGTGAGCGTGGCGGTGCAGAAGCAGAACGACGCCGAACTGCGCAGCGTGGGCTCCAGTTCCCAGGCCACCTTCATCCTCGGCGGCCAGATCGGCAGCGAACCCCATGGGCTCTACCTGATCTATCCCCAGGGCAACGCGATCATGGCCACCCGGGAAACCCCGTACCTGCAGATCGGCGAGAGCAAATACGGCAAGCCCCCGCTCGACAACGTGGGGCACACCAACCTCAGCCTGGACGACGCCGCCAAGCTGTGCGTGATGTCGCAGGTGCTCACCCAGCGCTCCAATCTCAGCGTGGGGCCGCCGTTCGAGCTGGCGGTGATTCCCCGCGGCAGCCTGGCGATTGAGCGGCAGCTCCGGCTCGAAGCCGACGACCCGATGCTCACCGAGATGATCGACATCTGGAGCGACGCCCAGCGCGAGGCGCTCTACCGCCTGCCGGCCCTGCCCTGGCAGCAGTCATGA